The Antechinus flavipes isolate AdamAnt ecotype Samford, QLD, Australia chromosome 5, AdamAnt_v2, whole genome shotgun sequence DNA segment accattctccaattgatggacatcctttcattttccagcttctagccactacaaacagggctgccacaaacattttggcacatacaggtccctttcctttctttagtatctctttggggtataagcccagtagaaacactgctggatcaaagggtatgcacagtttgataactttttaagcatagttccaaattgctctccagaatggctggatgtgttcacaattccaccaacaatgtatcagtgtcccttttttcccacatcccctccaacattccccattatctttccctgacattctagccaatctgacaggtgtttagtggtatctcagagttgtcttaatttgcatttctctgattaataatgatttggagcatattttcatatgtctataaatagtttcaatttcttcgtctgagaattgtctgttcatatcctttgaccatttatcaattggagaatggtttgatttcttatagattagagtcaattctctatatattttggaaatgaggcctttatcagaatctttgattgtaaaaatgttttcccagtttattgtttcccttctaatcttgtttgcatttgttttgtttgtacaaaaacttttcaatttgatgacATTATAGGTTTTGAACTGGGATGACTGAGAGAATGGTGTTTTCCTCAGTAATAGGAAGATTGAAAGGATGGGAAAATTTGAGGGGGAAGATAAatccatttcacatttttaaagaggcattttttgatttttgactaTAATTCAGGAGATAGGCTAAAACTAAGTATGTAGTTCTAGGAATTATTTGCAGAGGAGTTAATTAAACCCATAAGAACTGATATCACCAAATGACATAGTATAGAGGGAAAATTAAGGAAGTCCAGGATGGAACATAATGGGCATGATGTGAATGAAGATCTAGCAATGTTGAAAAAcacccatgtgtatgttttgtttaaaaaaaaaaaaaaagacaagaggaaATGGCATTAGGCATGCATATAGTGTGAGTGAGCTTGGGAAGAAATGTCACCTCTTCGACTGAGACCTAAGTGAAAAAGTAAATAGGTTGGGGAAATCTCTGATGTGAAATAAGAGGAAGGAGTATGGTAGATTTTTGATAGTAAGCCAGTACTGGTTAAATCTTTGGGAGAAGCAAGGAATACTCTTAGAAGCTTCAGAGAATCTAAagatattttccctcctttttcctaaTCTCTGACCTCTCTATTCCTTCTCCTACATATCACAAGAATATAGCCTACTAAAAACAGAAGAGGTATGGCCTTGAATATTCTGAGTTTATGATTCTCACTGATTAGGACCCATAGGTTTCAAGTCTGTTGACTGGATAGGGCTGGGTGGCTCATGGACAAGTTAGCTGTAGTCCTACAGTGGAGCCAAATCTGGGTGTGGGCCCTCTGGGTCAGGGGCTGGGCTGAAGAGGAACCTGCCAAGAATACCAGGCCTGGCTCATTAGTGGATGTCTGGGGATCTCTTTGAAGATGAAACACTCTATAAATGTTCATTGTTTCTGTTCTTTTgggtagatttgaatttaagtcgcTGAAGTCTGTCCATCTATCTTATTTACCTCTCTCAGGGATTTTGATAAAAgctgaaaagaataagaaaatataaaactcactggtcctgaagtcagaaggacccaagttcaaatccggcctcaaacacttaatacttcctagctgtgtggccctggacgaatcatttaaccacaattgcctcagcaaaaaaaaaacaaaaaaacaaaaaaacaaacccatacacacacacacacacacacacacacacacacacacacacacatataaaacaagatgtttttgaggagaaaaaacaTCTCCAAATTCATCAAACCTCTGTTTAAGTTGTAAGggatttttcccttcccacttttcaaatTTTTGTGTTTGGATACACTTTGTCTTGACCTGTTCTTTTGCCTGCTGGGTTTGGGGTGTGTGTCTCTCATTCCCAGACTCCAAAAGAATGCCAGCATCTGGCATATGTTAATTGCTGAATAAGATGCTGGATGATACATGTCTCCCCTAGGCACAGAGGACTGGCTGGCTCAGGTAACTCTGAACCCTTTTTTCATTATTCCGCTAAAGAGGAACTCCTGGGGCCACCCCATGACAAAGTAAAGAGTGGGAGAAAGGAATCTTTCTGTAACTTTCCCTCGTGGTTTTCACTGCTCTGGTTTCTAAGGACTATTCCTCCTAGACAATGCTTTCacttttaaatgaactgatagTGGGATCAGCAGTCTGTCTTTGAAAAGAACACAATCTCATTTCAAGTGACACAAACAGCTTCCACAAGATTAGAAGCAGTAAGAGATCCAGGTTTTGACAATATTTTGTTATTGAATTGTACTTCTGTATAATATACTGATCTGAAGTTGGCAAgtattgatttgcatttttttttggccTAGGAATTGAGGCCCTTTCATAACAGCAGGGCTCAAGTCATCCAGGTTGCTACCTTCCTTCACTTAGCTCCCTCCACCTGTTGAGAAACATCTCTGAACATGGGTAACATCTTTGGAAACCTGCTGAAAAGCCTGATTGGGAAAAAGGAAATGCGCATCTTGATGGTGGGGTTGGATGCTGCTGGAAAGACTACCATCCTATACAAGCTGAAGTTGGGGGAGATTGTTACCACCATTCCTACTATAGGTATGAGTCCTGAACCAGGCTGGAAGGGTGTCCCTTTTTCCATACACATGCCCAACAGAGCTATAAAGCATAATAGTGCAAGAGTTTTCCCCATCAAGTGTTAGCGCTCCCTTTCTGTACATTACCTACTTTTCATACTCCCCCATGTAAAAATTTCCTCTGGTTGGCACAGGGTAACCACCTGCAGGCATTGAGGTTGGTTTGCTCTCTGTCTTGTTTGGAAACCAAATGAAGAACTTTGATGTTCCTGCCAGGGGCTTGGCATAGCTTAGAAGAAGAATCTCTGTGGCCCCAGCCCTAGCCATAAAGCTGGCAATGGGAGGGAAACTATTTGTCAAACTGGATGGGGTAGAGGAGGTACAACTGCTTTGGAATCTGAGATTCctaaattttattctatattcaAGACTTGCCTCTTCACTTGTTGCCAAGGTACCTTACTTTGTAGAGTCTGATGCTAGTTTATCTTTTCTTATGATAAGAATAGATAAAGGTCTTAAGGAGATAGGGGCTGAACAGTTAGCTTGAATCATCATCATTCAAATAATTAGGAGTAGAAGTAACTGATTACCCTCATATCTCCTCACTCTCAGGACCcttgcttggctttttttttttttttttttttttccctctcctctcctagGACTCCCTGGGTATTAGAAACCTAGGAAACACCAGTTCTCACTGGGGTCATGATCAAAACACGGGAAGAGTGAGTCCATTGAAACGCCATTCCTAGTTACACACTTGCCTGGTTCTCCATAGGTTTCAATGTGGAGACTGTTGAATACAAGAACATCAGCTTCACAGTTTGGGACGTGGGTGGCCAGGACAAGATTCGGCCCCTCTGGAGACATTACTTCCAGAATACCCAAGGTATGGGGGACTGGATGGAGAATGAAAGCTAAATGAGTTTGGGGTTCATACAAGTACAAAAACTACCTATCTGTGGACAGATGTCTCAGAGTAATAGCATCTAGCTTCATGTCTTACTGCTACTTTCTAGGGTGGAGTTAGGGGAAGGTGTAAAATTTTTCATAAGTAAGAAGATGGGATTGAAAAGAAAGATGCCCATTTTTCCTCCATATACAGCAGATGCTCTGCCTCCCTAGGTTTGATATTTGTGGTTGACAGCAATGATCGAGAAAGAGTGAATGAGGCAAGAGAGGAACTGATGAGGATGCTAGCTGAAGATGAGCTCCGGGATGCTGTGCTACTTGTCTTTGCAAACAAACAGGTGGGAATATATGCTATCATTAGCCTCCCTTCAAAATGGAAAAGCATAGGTGGGATTTAGCAACCTTGTTAAAATGTTTCCAATTGTAGACATATGGAAGATGGCAGCAACCAAGCTCTTTGTCCTCCCTGTTCCCCATCTCAATGTTGTGTTTAATAGATTTTTAGGCATCAAGCCTCTGAGTGTGTAGGGATTTTCATGGTATAGATGAattatttctaactttttcaTTGTTTACTTTAGCAGATGCCCTCCTTCTAGTGTCAGGAAGATCCTCATTACCTcagtcttctcttccttcttcaccCATTCCTATAGGATTAGTAGGATCTTCCAAATACCACTACCTAGCCTGGATGCCTATTTTGACCAGTAGCTTTTCTTATTACTAATGATGTATCAATAATGTGCCTGATGTGAGCCTGAATTCCCTTGAACTTCAAGGTTCCCTTGAAGCCTCTAGGTTGTTTTTGTCCAAGACAGTTTTTTGATATATTCTGGTTTATGGACATCTCcagaatattaaaggaaaaaatgcccCTAAAattcctgaacttttttttttctactttcctctgTCCACCAGGATCTGCCTAATGCCATGAATGCAGCTGAGATAACAGACAAACTGGGCCTACACTCTCTTCGTCACCGCAATTGGTACATTCAGGCCACCTGTGCCACCAGTGGGGATGGGCTATATGAAGGCCTGGACTGGTTGGCCAACCAGCTCAAGAACAAGAAGTGAGCGCCAGCCAATGCCCATTCCCCACTTCCCTCCCAATGTGCACCCACTCTCCACCCCATTGTAAGTGTGGTGAGGACCCCAAGTACCATGTCCACATGTCTAGCAAGAGCCTTGCCCACTCCCCCGACAGCTGACATGATCAGTCTTGTTTCCCAGTTGCTATCCTGATGATGATTTGCTCCAGTTTATTGGatctaaaacaaaatataataagagTGTTATGGTTTCATGGAGTGGCCCCCATATTTTCACCACTTCCCCAGAGTTCTTATGGGGGGGGAGGCTTCTCTGCCTTTGCTTGATTTGGCTCTTGATTGTTGTGTTCTTGGCAACCAAGTCCCTTCCCCGCCTCCACAAGCCACTTCCTTACTCCTTTGTCTCTCCTCTTCTGCTTCTACATGGAAATTGCacgggtgtgtgtgtgttgtgtgtgtgtgtgttgtgtgtgtgtgtgtgtgtacatgtatagaaaaatatataagagGGCTAGAGAGATGGACAGAGTTGGGACagtcagtttcctcacttgtccTCACCCTCACCTTCCCCTCACCTGTCCTTTCCTCCTTAGGGAGGATAAAGGGGGAAAGTTTTGATTTGGATTGGGCTAGGCTCCCCAGGGAAATCTCTTATCAGTCAGTTCTGGACCTCTTTCTTCTGGTCTTCTGTCTGGTGATTTTCTCATTGGTTTTCCAGAATGTGTGGCTTTCTTCTTCTGTTGTTAGCTTGGAGAGGTTGTCTCACCCTTCAATTCTAGTCTCTCCTATTAAGGATAAGGACTGAGTTGCAGTATGAGGAAGGTAGAAAAAGGCTTGctttacatttttatcttctttgactGTTGGCAGGTGaaaatgcatatacataaattccttcttataaatatatatcctCCCCATCCTCAGCAGTCCTGCTGCTGGTGTCTCCAAGTCTAGCTGATTTGCTTAGTGGAGAGTTGGAAATGGGTTGTCTCTACCTCCatcctcttctccatctcttccctcttcttcatgGCTTTTCCACCCAGATTCCGTTGAAAGATggaaatattattcttatttctggGTACTCAGACAACCCTCTCCACCTTTTATCCATCCCTTCAGTTACATGTCTCCTGAACTCCACACCCTGCATGCATACATCAATCTGGATGTTGGAGTGTAGTTTGTTAACTAAGGTTATTGAAATGTAAATGGGAACCTAGTGGAAGTCAATCTGCTACCCCTACCACCTTACCTTATTATATTGGAGGGgggtgtgtgtgtctatgtgtgtgtgtgtgtgtgtgtgtgtgtgtgtgtgtgtgtgtgtgtgtgtgtttttaaaccCTGCTGCTACATTCCCTTTCCAAGACTATAGGAAGTATCAAACAACTAAATTGTGAACTAGGAGGCCCTGGTCCTGTCTCCCCAAGGTTTCTGTGAAGCCTAAGGCTGCTTTTTGAGCTCCTGTGTGTGCTGGCTGCGCTCTGAGCTCCAAAACAGCCCCTTCAATACACCCTTCCTCTAGAAAGTTGGGACCCCTGTGGGAATCTTTCTATAGCTTTCCCAGTATAGGGCCCCTCTCTAGGTAGGGTGGgtttgagggttttttggggtttttttgttgttgttttttttgccaTACCTGAAAAGGATATCCTTCCCTATATCTGTCTGCCAGGAATGCCCTTCTACTCCCACCTTAATCCTTGCAGCAGATAAGTCAGCATGCCCTCTATCCCCTCATCTTCCCCAAATTG contains these protein-coding regions:
- the ARF3 gene encoding ADP-ribosylation factor 3, with translation MGNIFGNLLKSLIGKKEMRILMVGLDAAGKTTILYKLKLGEIVTTIPTIGFNVETVEYKNISFTVWDVGGQDKIRPLWRHYFQNTQGLIFVVDSNDRERVNEAREELMRMLAEDELRDAVLLVFANKQDLPNAMNAAEITDKLGLHSLRHRNWYIQATCATSGDGLYEGLDWLANQLKNKK